One segment of Aythya fuligula isolate bAytFul2 chromosome 30, bAytFul2.pri, whole genome shotgun sequence DNA contains the following:
- the LOC116500076 gene encoding cytochrome P450 4F22 translates to MVAAWVLGPLGALLLALLLGWLPGAVAAVTRFRATCHHLHRFPRPPWRNWLLGHTGMGKNTEEGLQDVDQLVARYRRGCLWWVSPWLPVLRLFHPDTLRPVLLASAFVAPKDKLFYGFLKPWLGDGLLLSHGDKWARHRRLLTPAFHFDILKSYVSIFNSSTHIMHAKWRAAAEAAGGAAELNVLEHLSLLTLDSLQKCIFSHDSRCQEHPSEYIEAILELSTLVVRRHHRLLHHPSWLYRLSADGRRFARACATVHDFTADVVQRRRRALNRLGHQAWLESHQGRSMDFIDLLLLTKDEDGNTLSDEDISAEADTFMFEGHDTTASGLAWLLYNLAHHPHYQERCRQEARELLKGRDVAEIEWDDLSRLPFTTMCIKESLRLHPPVTAVSRRCTEDIAMRDGRVIPKGVICLMSIYGTHHNPEIWPEPQVYNPLRFSPENSQGRSPLAFIPFSAGPRNCIGQSFAMAELRVVAALTLARFAVRPDPARPVRRKTELILRAEDGLWLRLEPLPEEA, encoded by the exons ATGGTGGCCGCCTGGGTGCTGGGTCCCCTGGGCGCcctgctgctcgccctgctgctggggtggctgcCGGGCGCGGTGGCCGCTGTCACCCGCTTCCGAGCCACTTGTCACCACCTGCACCGCTTCCCCCGGCCACCCTGGCGCAACTGGCTGCTGGGGCACACCGGGATG GGCAAGAACACGGAGGAAGGCCTGCAGGACGTGGACCAGCTGGTGGCACGCTACCGCCGCGGCTGCCTCTGGTGGGTGTCCCCGTGGCTGCCCGTCCTCCGCCTCTTCCACCCCGACACCCTGCGCCCCGTGCTCCTGGCCTCAG CCTTCGTTGCTCCCAAGGACAAACTCTTCTACGGCTTCCTCAAGCCCTGGCTGG GGGacgggctgctgctgagccacgGGGACAAATGGGCCCGGCACCGGCGCCTGCTGACGCCCGCCTTCCACTTCGACATCCTCAAGTCCTACGTCAGCATCTTCAACAGCAGCACCCACATCATGCAC GCCAAGtggcgggcggcggcggaggcggcggggggcgcggcGGAGCTGAACGTGCTGGAGCACCTCAGCCTCCTCACCCTCGACAGCCTCCAGAAATGCATCTTCAGCCACGACAGCCGCTGCCAGGA GCATCCCAGTGAGTACATCGAGGCCATCCTGGAGCTCAGCACCCTGGTGGTGCGGCGCCACCACCGGCTGCTCCATCACCCCTCGTGGCTCTACCGCCTCTCGGCCGACGGGCGCCGCTTCGCCCGCGCCTGCGCCACGGTGCACGACTTCACCGCCGACGTGGTGCAGCGCCGGCGCCGAGCCCTCAACCGCCTCGGCCACCAGGCCTGGCTGGAGAGCCACCAGGGAAGGAGCATGGACTTCATCGACCTCCTGCTGCTGACGAAG GACGAGGACGGCAACACCCTGTCGGACGAGGACATCTCGGCCGAGGCTGACACCTTCATGTTCGAGG GGCACGACACGACGGCCAGCGGCCTGGCCTGGCTGCTCTACAACCTGGCCCACCACCCCCACTACCAGGAGCGGTGCCGCCAGGAGGCCCGCGAGCTCCTCAAGGGCAGGGACGTGGCGGAGATCGAGTG ggACGACCTGTCCCGCCTGCCCTTCACCACCATGTGCATCAAGGAGAGCCTCCGCCTGCACCCCCCGGTCACCGCCGTGTCCCGGCGCTGCACCGAGGACATCGCCATGCGTGACGGGCGCGTCATCCCCAAGG GGGTCATCTGCCTGATGAGCATCTACGGGACCCACCACAACCCCGAAATCTGGCCTGAGCCCCAG GTCTACAACCCGCTGCGCTTCAGCCCGGAGAACAGCCAGGGCCGGTCCCCGTTGGCCTTCATCCCCTTCTCCGCCGGGCCCAG GAACTGCATCGGGCAGAGCTTCGCCATGGCCGAGCTGCGCGTGGTGGCGGCGCTGACGCTGGCTCGCTTCGCCGTGAGGCCGGACCCGGCGAGGCCGGTGCGCCGCAAGACCGAGCTGATCCTCCGCGCCGAGGACGGGCtctggctgaggctggagccGCTGCCGGAGGAGGCCTGA
- the PGLYRP2 gene encoding N-acetylmuramoyl-L-alanine amidase: MDTVVQMVEALEAAEELSLPELAWVLGSCSTPGCLAVLGAPLDAPLDVPALSPEQWALLTHLLRPDPTAPERGAVLAPDGSTVALAPLLAGMEVGLRMAGGWPGPIPEPPTALDALYAVTITEALGMAFLLARARNQSRATLGPAGCWDDVENPQNFTLLGPPSPVPEAVANGALDGVLLGARLAEAPVPLAPLLRSYYGTDNGTASGRPPSSYRRQDFGALTGLKKLEEEVVAMLHLLRVLPPTRGLLEDVGEEEDVAIARRAARDFMQTFVECPAIVPRCMWGARPYRGTPKPLSLPLGSVYIHHTFVPSAPCRTFTACARAMRSMQRFHQDTRGWDDIGYSFVVGSDGYLYQGRGWHWVGAHTRGHNTKGYGVGYVGNFSATLPDPDTIALVRDGLLPCAVRAGRLRHDYTLRGHRQVVNTSCPGDSLFQEIRTWRGFE, from the exons ATGGACACGGTGGTGCAGATGGTGGAAGCCCTGGAGGCCGCCGAGGAGCTCAGCCTGCCGGAGCTGGcgtgggtgctggggagctgcagcacccctgggtgcctcGCCGTGCTGGGGGCCCCCCTCGATGCCCCCCTGGACGTGCCGGCGCTCAGCCCCGAGCAGTGGGCGCTGCTCACCCACCTCCTGCGCCCCGACCCCACGGCACCCGAGCGCGGCGCGGTGCTGGCCCCCGACGGCTCCACCGTGGCCCTCGCGCCGCTGCTCGCAGGCATGGAAGTGGGGCTGAGGATGGCGGGGGGGTGGCCCGGCCCCATTCCCGAGCCCCCCACTGCCCTCGATGCCCTCTACGCCGTCACCATCACCGAGGCGCTGGGGATGGCTTTCCTCTTGGCTCGTGCCCGCAACCAGAGCAGGGCCACCCTGGGACCCGCCGGGTGCTGGGACGACGTGGAAAACCCCCAAAACTTCACCCTGCTGGGTCCCCCTTCGCCCGTCCCCGAGGCCGTCGCCAACGGGGCGCTGGatggggtgctgctgggtgcccgCTTGGCCGAGGCACCCGTCCCGCTCGCCCCCCTGCTCCGGAGCTACTACGGGACGGACAACGGCACCGCGAGCGGGCGGCCCCCCAGCAGCTACCGGCGCCAGGATTTCGGGGCGCTGACGGGGCTGaagaagctggaggaggaggtggtggcgATGCTGCACCTGCTCCGGGTGCTGCCGCCCACCCGAGGGCTCTTGGAGGACgtgggtgaggaggaggatgtggCCATCGCCCGCCGGGCGGCGCGGGACTTCATGCAGACCTTTGTCG AGTGCCCGGCCATCGTCCCCCGCTGCATGTGGGGCGCCCGTCCCTACCGGGGCACCCCCAAACCCTTGTCCCTGCCCCTGGGCTCTGTCTACATCCACCACACCTTCGTGCCCAGCGCCCCGTGCCGCACCTTCACCGCCTGCGCCCGCGCCATGCGCTCCATGCAGCGCTTCCACCAGGACACCCGGGGCTGGGACGACATCGGCTACAG CTTCGTGGTGGGCTCGGACGGGTACCTGTACCAAGGCcgggggtggcactgggtgggTGCCCACACCAGAGGCCACAACACCAAAGGCTACGGCGTGGGCTACGTGGGCAACTTCTCGGCCACCCTGCCCGACCCCGACACCATCGCCTTGGTGCGCGACGGCCTCCTGCCCTGCGCCGTCAGGGCCGGCCGGCTCCGCCACGACTACACCCTGCGGGGCCACCGGCAGGTGGTGAACACCAGCTGCCCCGGAGACTCCCTCTTCCAGGAGATCAGGACCTGGCGCGGCTTCGAG TGA